A stretch of the Candidatus Rokuibacteriota bacterium genome encodes the following:
- a CDS encoding ABC transporter substrate-binding protein, giving the protein MTTARRALASIATLALALGLISGAVGAQPAGTLLVGLVAEPVNLDPAQVTDLNSNRVGRRIVEGLVTFPDESTQVVPGLAESWAISKDGLQYTFKLRSGVTFHDGTPLNAEAVKFSIERQINTEHPAYKLGKYPFANYFFGNVKAVEVLSSERVAFLLKEPRASFLAVLTSGAASIVSPTAAMKWGPDYPSHPVGTGPFRFASWDRGQRVVLEKNPSYWKYPVKIERVIYRPIVEDQARLTELLTGQLDLIVGVPADFVGPLEKDPKVKVLKQTGAHVWYLGMNNQKKPFDDKRVRQALNYAVNKDAIVRDVLKGTGSLSKGPVLPGTWGADAALKAYPYDPERAKKLLAEAGYPNGFTTTLWVPESGSGMQAPVAMSTVMQSNLKAVGVNVTLQTMEWGAYLTKLRSKEQELFALSWMAGTEDPDMVMYPLLHSSQWTPVGPNRALYKNARFDELLQQARLTTDQAKRAQLYREAQRILVDDAPWVFVDHEIQIAAFAKRVQGFKLHPSFDLRVETISLK; this is encoded by the coding sequence ATGACCACAGCACGTCGCGCGCTCGCTTCGATCGCCACTCTCGCGCTGGCCCTTGGCCTCATCTCCGGGGCGGTTGGAGCACAACCCGCCGGCACGCTCCTGGTCGGGCTCGTCGCCGAGCCGGTGAACCTCGACCCCGCGCAGGTGACCGATCTCAACTCGAACCGCGTGGGCCGCCGCATCGTCGAGGGCCTCGTGACCTTCCCCGATGAGAGCACACAAGTCGTGCCGGGCCTCGCGGAGTCGTGGGCGATCTCGAAGGACGGCCTCCAGTACACCTTCAAGCTCCGGAGCGGCGTCACGTTCCACGACGGCACGCCGCTCAACGCGGAAGCCGTCAAGTTCTCCATCGAGCGCCAGATCAACACCGAGCACCCGGCCTACAAGCTCGGCAAGTACCCCTTCGCCAACTACTTCTTCGGCAACGTCAAGGCCGTCGAGGTGCTGAGCAGCGAGCGCGTGGCCTTCCTCCTCAAGGAGCCGCGCGCGTCCTTCCTCGCCGTCCTGACTTCGGGCGCCGCCTCTATCGTGAGCCCGACGGCGGCGATGAAGTGGGGCCCCGACTATCCAAGCCATCCCGTGGGCACGGGACCCTTCCGCTTCGCCTCCTGGGATCGCGGCCAGCGCGTGGTCCTCGAGAAGAACCCGAGCTACTGGAAGTACCCGGTCAAGATCGAGCGCGTCATCTACCGGCCGATCGTGGAAGACCAGGCGCGCCTGACGGAGCTCCTCACGGGCCAGCTCGATCTGATCGTCGGCGTGCCCGCGGACTTCGTCGGCCCGCTCGAGAAGGACCCGAAGGTGAAGGTCCTCAAGCAGACGGGCGCGCACGTCTGGTACCTCGGCATGAACAACCAGAAAAAGCCCTTCGACGACAAGCGCGTGCGCCAGGCCCTCAACTACGCCGTCAACAAGGACGCGATCGTGCGCGACGTGCTCAAGGGCACGGGCTCGCTCTCGAAGGGCCCCGTGCTGCCCGGCACGTGGGGCGCGGACGCCGCGCTCAAGGCCTATCCCTACGACCCCGAGCGCGCGAAGAAGCTCCTGGCCGAGGCGGGCTATCCCAACGGCTTCACGACCACGCTCTGGGTGCCGGAGTCGGGCTCGGGCATGCAGGCGCCCGTCGCCATGTCCACCGTGATGCAGTCGAACCTCAAGGCCGTCGGCGTCAACGTGACGCTCCAGACGATGGAGTGGGGCGCGTACCTGACCAAGCTGCGTTCGAAGGAGCAGGAGCTCTTCGCGCTGTCCTGGATGGCGGGCACGGAAGACCCGGACATGGTCATGTACCCGCTGCTCCATTCCAGCCAGTGGACGCCCGTCGGCCCGAACCGTGCGCTCTACAAGAACGCGCGCTTCGACGAGCTGCTCCAGCAGGCGCGCCTCACCACCGACCAGGCCAAGCGCGCCCAGCTCTACCGCGAGGCCCAGCGCATCTTGGTGGACGACGCGCCGTGGGTCTTCGTCGACCACGAGATCCAGATCGCCGCCTTCGCCAAGCGCGTGCAGGGCTTCAAGCTCCACCCGAGCTTCGACCTGCGCGTGGAGACGATCTCGCTCAAGTGA